From a single Brassica oleracea var. oleracea cultivar TO1000 chromosome C5, BOL, whole genome shotgun sequence genomic region:
- the LOC106294483 gene encoding uncharacterized protein LOC106294483 — MEEQPECPVCLQSYDGESTLPRVLSCGHTACEECLTNIPKKFPDTIRCPACTVLVKFPPQGPSALPKNIDLLRLFPSISNLTPDSTRNSKKSSFEFVARSWPDEFHAAWKDRVLLLDAVSVESQGSTESASSSRLPGCLKEGDGDGDGDSKVSLLRVGSFQRRDDGCDSVFEFGYVLRMISCLWEMEEEERDELDVIMCVKERGVSKVFGLWGDLKNGVLYLVGEKLSDFSWEEFDDSSCLAVMGMQLCEALLSLNKEGVNAGCLSVSCVKFDEFGNAFVDLIELLETGRNVYGLISEETCRKPVGALEMGLVLKRLVKNGVFMSFEVLFELLKRQNLLITQASSECLVSCSSDVWPVCFLLLMLLGGKQFSEELTESVTGVDAKKCEGKIEDLLVLYTGLMEKLSSILESKLNGKFKSMVGVLRQCCCLDPQARPVLTDLWKCNRELIMNHRLRSLFALEKKKPKKRKEFCLVLGELCRLVVVGSKELEEDLPEEGEFDKDFVGRLSVGKIKSKDLRGHQDSITGLAVGDGFLFSSSLDKNIHIWSLKDFSHVHTFKGHQDKVMALIYINGVESVCVSGDGGGGIFVWSTSFPLEEQPLRKWYEPKDWRYSGIHALAYSEDGYVYSGSGDNTIKAWSLQDGSLVCTMTGHKSVVSTLVVLNGVLYSGSWDGTVRLWSLSDHSFLTVLGEETQGIVKSILSLAADEGTLVAAYQNGDIQIWRDDTSMKSMQIQSSAILSVALNGKWLFTGGWDTTVNIQELSGDEISLECTHVGSIPGSSVVTSLLYWEGKLFAGFADKSIKVYYSGR, encoded by the exons ATGGAGGAGCAACCGGAGTGTCCGGTCTGTCTACAATCATACGACGGCGAATCCACACTTCCACGCGTGCTCTCCTGCGGCCACACGGCGTGCGAAGAATGTCTAACGAACATCCCCAAGAAGTTCCCTGACACAATCCGATGCCCGGCGTGCACCGTCCTCGTCAAGTTCCCACCTCAGGGCCCATCGGCTCTCCCCAAAAACATCGACCTCCTCAGATTATTCCCTTCGATCTCAAACCTCACGCCGGACTCCACCCGCAACTCGAAAAAATCCTCCTTTGAATTCGTCGCTCGGTCATGGCCCGACGAGTTCCACGCCGCTTGGAAAGATCGGGTTTTGCTTCTCGACGCCGTATCCGTGGAGAGCCAAGGTAGTACTGAATCTGCTTCGTCCTCGCGTTTGCCTGGATGTCTGAAGGAGGGTGATGGTGATGGTGATGGTGATTCAAAGGTTAGTCTTTTGCGGGTTGGTTCGTTCCAGCGTCGTGATGATGGTTGTGATTCTGTTTTCGAGTTTGGTTATGTCCTGAGGATGATTAGTTGTCTGTGGGAGATGGAAGAGGAGGAAAGAGACGAGCTTGATGTGATCATGTGTGTTAAAGAGAGAGGTGTCTCTAAAGTTTTTGGCTTGTGGGGTGATTTGAAGAATGGGGTTTTGTATTTAGTGGGTGAGAAGCTTTCTGATTTCTCGTGGGAGGAGTTTGATGATTCGTCGTGTTTAGCAGTGATGGGGATGCAATTATGTGAGGCACTTCTCAGTTTGAATAAGGAAGGGGTAAACGCAGGGTGTTTGAGCGTTTCTTGTGTGAAGTTTGACGAATTTGGAAATGCTTTTGTTGATTTGATCGAGTTGCTGGAAACTGGAAGGAACGTGTATGGACTCATATCTGAAGAAACTTGCAGAAAACCAGTTGGTGCTCTGGAGATGGGATTGGTTTTGAAGAGATTAGTGAAGAATGGTGTTTTCATGAGCTTCGAGGTGTTGTTTGAACTGTTGAAAAGGCAGAACTTGTTGATAACACAGGCCAGCTCAGAATGTCTGGTTTCGTGTAGTTCCGATGTCTGGCCTGTTTGTTTTCTTCTCCTCATGCTTCTTGGTGGGAAACAGTTTTCTGAGGAGCTGACTGAAAGTGTAACTGGAGTGGATGCAAAAAAATGCGAAGGGAAAATTGAGGATCTCTTGGTGCTGTACACAGGTCTTATGGAGAAACTAAGTTCTATTCTGGAATCTAAACTTAATGGGAAGTTTAAATCAATGGTTGGAGTTCTCCGCCAGTGTTGCTGTCTTGATCCACAGGCACGTCCAGTTTTAACTGATCTGTGGAAATGCAACAGGGAGCTGATCATGAATCATAGATTACGTTCTTTGTTTGCATTGGAAAAGAAGAAACCTAAGAAAAGGAAAGAGTTTTGTTTGGTTCTAGGTGAATTATGCCGCCTGGTAGTAGTGGGATCCAAAGAACTAGAAGAAGACTTACCAGAGGAGGGAGAGTTTGACAAGGACTTTGTTGGGAGACTCTCAGTAGGTAAAATAAAATCTAAGGACCTCCGGGGACACCAAGACAGTATCACAGGTTTAGCGGTTGGAG ATGGGTTCCTGTTCAGCTCCTCGCTTGATAAAAATATCCATATATGGTCTCTGAAG GATTTCTCCCATGTGCATACATTTAAAGGTCACCAGGATAAAGTAATGGCTTTGATATACATCAACGGAGTAGAATCAGTATGTGTCAGTGGCGACGGTGGAGGAGGTATATTTGTATGGAGCACAAGCTTCCCTCTGGAAGAACAGCCGCTAAGAAAGTGGTACGAGCCAAAAGACTGGCGATATTCTGGCATTCACGCGTTAGCATACTCAGAAGATGGGTATGTGTATAGTGGCAGTGGAGATAACACTATCAAAGCTTGGTCACTGCAA GATGGAAGTCTTGTTTGCACAATGACTGGTCATAAATCTGTAGTATCAACGCTTGTTGTGCTAAATGGAGTACTATACAGTGGGAGTTGGGATGGCACTGTTCGGTTGTGGAGTCTAAGTGACCACAGTTTTTTGACGGTGTTGGGGGAAGAGACTCAAGGTATTGTAAAGTCTATTCTGTCTCTTGCTGCAGATGAAGGCACCTTAGTGGCAGCTTATCAAAACGGAGATATACAG ATATGGAGGGATGACACATCGATGAAGTCTATGCAAATACAAAGTAGTGCAATTCTCAGCGTTGCCCTGAATGGTAAATGGCTATTCACCGGAGGTTGGGACACAACTGTCAATATTCAG GAATTATCTGGGGATGAGATATCTCTAGAGTGTACTCACGTGGGATCGATCCCGGGTTCTTCAGTAGTCACATCTTTGTTATATTGGGAAGGCAAGCTCTTTGCAGGGTTTGCGGATAAAAGCATCAAG GTATATTATAGCGGACGTTAA